One window of Paenibacillus albicereus genomic DNA carries:
- the trpD gene encoding anthranilate phosphoribosyltransferase, which produces MMEAIRTTTMQGALDKLIGGGHLTRAEAGDVMRLIMDGAATPAQIAGVATALRMKGETIDEISGFAETMRGFSRRVETVQEGLLDTCGTGGSGIHKFNISTASSIIAAASGVRVAKHGNRAMSGKAGSADVLEALGVSISLDERQAAACLQEIGICFMFAQLYHPSLRHAAAPRRELGVRTIFNMLGPLANPAGADRQLLGLYDRARTETVASVLHTLGLKRALVVSSHDGLDEISISAATTVSELGEDGQVRTYDLTPEEMGIRRQPLSAIQGGSPEDNAAIIRRIFAGTEDGAYRDIVLLNAGACIYTAGAALTLQGGVEAARHAVDSGAAGAKLEQLIQKTGELSHVS; this is translated from the coding sequence ATGATGGAAGCGATTCGCACGACGACGATGCAGGGAGCGCTCGACAAGCTGATCGGAGGAGGCCATCTGACGCGCGCGGAAGCGGGCGACGTCATGCGCCTCATCATGGACGGAGCGGCGACGCCGGCTCAGATCGCCGGCGTGGCGACGGCGCTGCGGATGAAGGGCGAGACGATCGACGAGATCAGCGGCTTCGCCGAGACGATGCGCGGCTTTTCCCGGCGCGTGGAAACGGTGCAGGAGGGGCTGCTCGACACCTGCGGCACGGGAGGCTCGGGCATCCACAAATTCAACATCTCCACGGCGTCCTCCATCATCGCCGCCGCCTCCGGCGTGCGGGTCGCCAAGCACGGCAACCGCGCGATGAGCGGCAAGGCCGGCAGCGCGGACGTGCTCGAGGCGCTCGGCGTGTCGATCTCGCTGGATGAGCGCCAGGCGGCGGCATGCTTGCAGGAGATCGGCATTTGCTTCATGTTCGCCCAGCTCTACCATCCTTCTCTCCGCCATGCGGCGGCTCCTCGCCGGGAGCTCGGCGTGCGCACCATCTTCAACATGCTCGGACCGCTCGCGAATCCGGCCGGAGCCGACCGGCAGCTGCTCGGCCTGTACGACCGCGCGCGCACCGAGACGGTGGCGAGCGTCCTTCATACGCTCGGACTCAAGCGGGCGCTCGTCGTCTCCAGCCATGACGGCCTCGACGAGATCAGCATCAGCGCGGCGACGACCGTGTCGGAGCTCGGCGAGGACGGACAGGTGCGCACATACGATTTGACGCCGGAGGAGATGGGCATCCGGCGGCAGCCGCTGTCGGCGATCCAGGGCGGCTCGCCGGAGGACAATGCGGCCATCATCCGCCGCATCTTCGCCGGGACGGAGGACGGGGCCTATCGCGACATCGTGCTGCTCAATGCCGGCGCCTGCATCTATACCGCAGGCGCAGCCTTGACGCTTCAAGGCGGCGTCGAAGCCGCCCGTCATGCCGTCGACAGCGGCGCCGCGGGCGCCAAGCTGGAGCAATTGATCCAAAAGACAGGAGAGCTGTCCCATGTTTCTTGA
- the trpC gene encoding indole-3-glycerol phosphate synthase TrpC, with amino-acid sequence MFLDRIVHTKKSEVEALASRFSLSAYEREISGMEPCRGFVGAVTERRRREVGLIAEVKKASPSKGLIRPDFHPVDLARTYEQAGADCISVLTDREYFQGAPEFLTAIREAASVPLLRKDFLVDYRQVYEARVIGADAVLLIAAILDRARLKELHEIAEALGMDVLVEVHDERELDGVLDAGIAKLIGINNRNLHTFETSLETTERLMRMVPAGTPVISESSISSPADVAYVRAAGAAGVLVGEHFMRQPEPGEAVEQLLGPVSVR; translated from the coding sequence ATGTTTCTTGACCGAATCGTCCATACGAAAAAAAGCGAGGTCGAGGCGCTTGCGAGCCGCTTCAGCCTGTCCGCTTACGAAAGAGAAATTTCCGGCATGGAGCCGTGCCGCGGATTCGTCGGCGCCGTCACCGAGCGCCGACGGCGCGAAGTCGGCCTGATCGCGGAGGTGAAGAAGGCCTCCCCTTCAAAAGGGCTGATCCGTCCGGATTTTCATCCGGTCGACCTCGCCCGGACGTACGAGCAGGCCGGAGCGGACTGCATCTCGGTGCTGACCGACCGCGAATATTTCCAGGGAGCGCCGGAATTCTTGACTGCGATCCGCGAGGCGGCAAGCGTGCCGCTGCTGCGCAAGGACTTTCTCGTCGACTATCGTCAGGTCTACGAGGCGCGCGTCATCGGAGCGGACGCCGTGCTGCTCATCGCAGCGATTCTCGACCGCGCCAGGCTCAAGGAGCTGCATGAGATCGCCGAGGCGCTCGGCATGGACGTGCTCGTCGAGGTGCATGACGAGCGCGAGCTGGACGGAGTGCTGGACGCGGGCATCGCCAAGCTGATCGGCATCAACAACCGCAATCTGCATACGTTCGAGACGAGCCTGGAGACGACGGAGCGGCTGATGCGGATGGTGCCGGCCGGTACGCCGGTCATCAGCGAAAGCTCGATCTCCTCTCCGGCCGACGTCGCCTACGTCCGCGCGGCGGGCGCGGCCGGGGTGCTCGTCGGCGAGCATTTCATGCGCCAGCCGGAGCCGGGAGAGGCGGTCGAGCAGCTGCTCGGTCCGGTGTCCGTCCGATGA
- a CDS encoding phosphoribosylanthranilate isomerase, producing MSGHAQRGPGAGAGSQDRLTGTSAPLLKICGVRDEATARLLGQLPVDYAGFVFAPSRRQVAPAEAARLIAAMKAAAQEAGRPAPLAAGVFVDLPAAELAAAAAEGGLDLVQLHGSESPEDCRAAAVATGLPVWKALHAGRAADGPAAPDAEVARYAAAGVAGLLLDTAGGGTGRTFDWEMIPGYKAAAAAAGLPLLAAGGLHPDNVRELIDGYSPDGIDVSSGVEHDGQKSPERIRSFTERVKQR from the coding sequence ATGAGCGGCCATGCGCAACGCGGTCCAGGAGCCGGTGCCGGCTCGCAGGATAGGCTGACCGGCACGTCGGCTCCGCTGCTCAAGATTTGCGGCGTGCGGGACGAGGCCACGGCCAGGCTGCTCGGGCAGCTGCCGGTCGATTACGCCGGCTTCGTATTCGCGCCGAGCCGGCGCCAGGTCGCTCCGGCGGAGGCGGCCCGGCTCATTGCCGCGATGAAGGCGGCGGCTCAGGAGGCGGGCCGTCCCGCGCCGCTGGCTGCCGGGGTGTTCGTGGACCTGCCGGCAGCGGAGCTGGCGGCGGCGGCGGCCGAGGGCGGACTCGACCTCGTGCAGCTGCACGGATCGGAAAGCCCGGAGGATTGCCGCGCGGCGGCGGTGGCGACCGGACTCCCCGTCTGGAAGGCGCTGCACGCGGGCCGCGCGGCGGACGGACCGGCAGCTCCGGACGCCGAAGTCGCACGCTATGCGGCCGCCGGCGTCGCCGGGCTGCTGCTCGATACGGCGGGCGGAGGCACCGGCCGCACGTTCGACTGGGAGATGATTCCCGGCTACAAGGCTGCGGCGGCGGCAGCGGGCCTGCCGCTGCTCGCCGCAGGCGGCCTGCATCCGGACAACGTGCGGGAGCTGATCGACGGCTATTCGCCGGACGGGATTGACGTTTCGAGCGGAGTGGAGCACGATGGACAGAAGTCGCCGGAACGGATCCGGTCATTTACGGAAAGGGTGAAGCAGCGATGA
- the trpB gene encoding tryptophan synthase subunit beta, whose amino-acid sequence MNQVPDENGRFGKFGGRYVPETLMNALFELEEAYKRYSKDADFQEEVRYLLHKYSGRPTSLYYAERLTSHLGGAKILLKREDLNHTGAHKINNTIGQGVLAKRMGKKKIIAETGAGQHGVASATIAALLGLECKVFMGEEDTKRQQLNVFRMQLLGAEVVPVLSGTRTLKDACNETLRYWVSHVDDTYYILGSVTGPHPYPMMVRDFQRIIGDEAREQVLRDEGRLPDYVVAAVGGGSNAMGIFYPFVGDESVKLVGVEAAGRGVDTDEHAATMTLGRHGVFQGSMSYVLQDDSGQVLPAHSISAGLDYPGVGPEHSYLRDSGRAEYVPITDAEALEALQLLSRTEGIIPALESAHAIAQVMKLAPTLPKDKTIVVSLSGRGDKDVEAIMGYLGVKPHESH is encoded by the coding sequence ATGAATCAGGTTCCAGACGAGAACGGACGCTTCGGCAAGTTCGGGGGGCGGTATGTGCCCGAGACGCTGATGAACGCGCTCTTCGAGCTGGAGGAGGCTTACAAGCGCTACTCCAAGGACGCCGACTTCCAGGAGGAGGTGCGTTACCTGCTCCATAAATATTCGGGAAGGCCGACGTCGCTGTACTACGCGGAGCGCCTGACGAGCCATCTCGGCGGCGCCAAGATCCTGCTCAAGCGAGAGGATCTCAACCATACCGGCGCCCACAAGATCAACAATACGATCGGCCAAGGCGTGCTGGCCAAGCGCATGGGCAAGAAGAAGATCATCGCCGAAACGGGAGCGGGCCAGCACGGTGTCGCCTCGGCGACGATCGCCGCGCTGCTCGGCCTCGAGTGCAAGGTGTTCATGGGCGAGGAGGATACGAAGCGACAGCAGCTCAACGTGTTCCGCATGCAGCTGCTCGGCGCCGAGGTCGTGCCGGTCCTGTCGGGCACGCGCACGCTCAAGGACGCCTGTAACGAGACGCTCCGCTACTGGGTGAGCCATGTCGACGATACCTACTACATCCTCGGCTCCGTCACCGGTCCGCATCCGTATCCGATGATGGTGCGCGACTTCCAGCGCATCATCGGCGACGAGGCCCGCGAGCAGGTGCTTCGGGACGAAGGGCGGCTGCCGGACTACGTCGTCGCGGCGGTCGGAGGCGGCAGCAACGCGATGGGCATCTTCTATCCGTTCGTCGGCGACGAATCGGTCAAGCTGGTCGGCGTCGAGGCGGCGGGAAGAGGCGTCGACACGGACGAGCATGCGGCGACGATGACGCTCGGCCGCCATGGCGTCTTCCAGGGCTCGATGAGCTATGTGCTGCAGGACGACAGCGGCCAGGTGCTGCCGGCCCACTCGATCTCCGCTGGCCTCGATTATCCGGGCGTCGGACCGGAGCACTCCTATCTCAGGGACTCCGGCCGGGCGGAATACGTCCCGATCACGGATGCGGAGGCGCTCGAGGCGCTGCAGCTGCTCAGCCGCACGGAAGGCATCATCCCGGCGCTGGAATCGGCTCATGCGATCGCGCAGGTGATGAAGCTTGCCCCGACGCTGCCGAAAGACAAGACGATCGTCGTCTCGCTGTCGGGCCGCGGCGACAAGGACGTCGAGGCAATCATGGGATATTTGGGGGTGAAGCCGCATGAATCGCATTGA